DNA sequence from the Eulemur rufifrons isolate Redbay chromosome 6, OSU_ERuf_1, whole genome shotgun sequence genome:
CGGATAAGTTTTGGGGGAAGCATCAGACTTGCAgatttatttgataaatgttttgaGTGTCCAGTATATGTCACTTAAAATGTAACAGCTTTCGGCAGTAGTGTGAAGGACAAATTGGAGTAGACAAAAGAGATGGAGAGCCCTGATGGGAGCAGATAAATCTTAGACTAGGGCAGTTGCAGCAACACAGCACCAGAATAGTTCTGTCACAGAAACTCATGTCTATCTGATAGACCAATGATCCCTCTACCCTCACCCTGACTTATTATCTCAGACAATGTATGGGTTCAGTGGGCCTAATATACTCTGAAGGTGCAGCCTAAGATAAAATCTCTTCTTCCCACTTTACCGGGGATATGGCAACAATCAGGCCATCCCATCAATTGTTCAGGCCAAGGGTGATGGCTCTTCCCAAGTCTTCCCAGGTCCACCACTCTAGTCAAGCCTGAGCCTAAGGCATAGGCAGCCTGGCTGGGACAAGCCTGCCTTCAGAGTAATGAGAGGATGTAAAGGAGCTCCCTGCTTCTCACATACTCTGCCCATTCTGAAGCCGGATTTCCCTTTTCTGAGTTCCCAGAGAAACCCAGATTTGGCAACAATAAAAACTTCCAGGAAATTCCCAGCAGCTTTAATTTCCTAACCCGCCTTTCACTTTGACCCTCTcattcacccctccccccaccaagaGGAAGGAGCTTATCCTGGAGCCCAACATCCTCTGCTGAATGCCTGCACCCCTTTGACCGGGGTGGTGGGACATCTGAGTTCTTAGGTCCCCTACTCCAAGGTCCATTCAGGGGTTGAGGGGGGCACATGAAGGTAATGTGTGATGCTGCCCAGAAACAGAGGAATGGTTGTAGTATCCCCTAAAGCTTCCTAAGGTAATGGATTGTTTAAGGACGTTTCACTTGCAGGTATTCACTCCTTACTCCTGTTAGGAAGTGCTCTTTCTCTAGGAAATCCCCGGGGCTCACTGTCTCTGAGACTAAATGTCTAAACACAATCACATTTGGGAACCAGTTTAGAACGACAGGATACATGCCCCATCTAAGGTGGCATTAAGGAAAACAACTGTGCTACCCCAAACCAACCCAAATCTAAGGACTGGAAACATTAAGCTATGAATTTTCTCCCAGGTAGGCTGAGCATCTGGATAGTTCTCATTCTCCAGAAATCATAGGGGAAGGATTAAAAAACATCCAATTTATATATACTCATAGAAGGAATTTTATCTATTGTGGAAACACAGGGCCACCTGGCTCCCTAGAATGTTCTCAGCCCCATTAAGATTGTCCATTTTACAACTAACTCTTAGCTCCAGTTCTTATCAGAGACTAAAAGTGCTCCAAAGATCTGTGATCTTGGGCACCGATATGGGCTGTAGGTCCTTCAGATCCAGTTAAATCCCTGGTGTTTGAGCTGTGTGGGAGCTGTGGACTCTTGCTCCTTGGTTCTGGGCGAGGTCCTGCCGCAGTCCCTGTAGCAGCTGATTTAGGAGTGTAAGGTTGCTATCTCTGCgaggcagaggaaggggtgggaggcagtTCCCTTTATACTCGATCACTGCCATCTTGGCTCGATCTTGCTCACTCCGATTTGGGATCTGCAGCATTCTTGTGTAGCCTCCATTCTGACCTTGGTACCGAGGGGCCAGTACTTGAAACAGCTTTGGGATCAAGTCCTTCTCCTAGAGGGAGAGAGTTATTCAGGAGACAGCAGAGTCAAGCACAAGTGCAGAGGCATTTAACTTTCAACCACTCGCAAAGGTGAGatccacacacatgtacatagacCTTCCCCAGCCCCCGATCTGGCAGGGTCAAAGTTACACAAAGGGGTCATTTATAGGCAGTTGTGCAGAGGCAATATTCACATACAGTTCAACTAATTTAAGATAACGTTTGTAATTTAGTTCCTAACATTGGTCCATAAGTGAGCAAGCTAGCTTAATTCCACCCAATCTCTCTCCTCCAACAACCCCGTCCTCCACTGGGAGCAAAGGGTGTGatttgggaggcagagaggacGCACTCACCGTGAGCCAGAAGTCAGCCATGCGCATGGCTCGTTCGTTGGTGTCTCCCAGCTTCCCATAGTCGATGAGCTGTGAGGACAAAACGTGGAGGATCCAGCCCGAGCAAGAAGCAGGGCGCCAATCTAATTTCTCTGATGCTGGATGGCAATTCATTCACTTAATCTAAGCCCCCTCCTACTCCGCAGTGCTAACCAGTCTTCCATTTGAGGTGCCGGAGGAGTGGCCTCAGCTCAGGGTACTAAGGGATTCAGACTTGGGGAAGAGTTTACTGGGGCGGTCCCACTCCCCTTCCGCAAGCAGCGGGGCCCCGCCCCCTCAGGCCCGACCCGCGCGGTGACAAGGGGGCCCCGCTCCTCACCTTCTCAGCGTAGCCCCTCATCTCGTCCACGCGCGCCCATGTCGCCTCGATGCGTTCGTGCCGCACCAGTCCCGTGAGCAAGTTCCGCAACATGTGGATGCGGGACTCGGGACCAAGGCCCATTCGGCGAAATACGCGGCCGTGGGAGATGGCAGAGGCGACCGACAGCCGCATGTTTCCAGCTTCTGCGCGCCGCTAGGAGGCCGGAACTGGAAACTCTGGAGGGGAGGCCGGGCAGTGCCAATTTCACAGGACGCATGCGCTGTAGGTCGGTGCGTGGTGGACGTGTTTGCGCAGGAGCATCGGAGCCTGCCTCGTTGGCAATCTGGGGGAGGGCGGAGAAGAGGTGTGTTGACCTTTTCTAGAGGCGGAGAGCTGGGCCGGCTTCAGGCACTATGAACGCTCCGTGACGGGCCGGAGAACGAGGCGCCCCCTAGTGTGGGATAAGCAGGCTGTCGGGTTCCTCTCGAGCTGTGTCGGGCGACTTGTAGCATTTAGGGCGATGGGAATCTCCGCCGCAAAGCCCGCCGGGAAAGTGAGTATCTGTGGGCAAAGGCGCCGGAGAAGGTTGGGGTCCGGGAGGCTGACTGCCCTGCCAGGCCGGAGCAGTGGCTGGCTGGCGTGGCGGACACCAGCGCGAATCAGTTTTAACAATGATTTTCAGTAGTAATGGTGAAATGAATAATAACCATGGCCAGAAAGGAAACACAGTTAGTGAAAACTTCCTTTTGAAGTAATCATtccagttaaagaaaaaaaatgacagcacTGAAAGGAAAAGTAATGGATTAATAGTCTTAAATTGCATCagtgtatttattttgaaaaaaggggaaaacgtacctaaatatttatgtgttaAAGTATCGAACAATGGCATTATAGTTTGTTGTTGAGCCTTAACGCCTGCAAATTTACAATGACTGTCAAAATTGGTCCTTGTTAGGGCTTGAATTATATCCCCTTCCCCTCCAAAAGCTATGTCCAGTCCTAACCTGGAGTAACTCAGAATGTGGTCTAATTTGGAAATacg
Encoded proteins:
- the MRPL17 gene encoding large ribosomal subunit protein bL17m — translated: MRLSVASAISHGRVFRRMGLGPESRIHMLRNLLTGLVRHERIEATWARVDEMRGYAEKLIDYGKLGDTNERAMRMADFWLTEKDLIPKLFQVLAPRYQGQNGGYTRMLQIPNRSEQDRAKMAVIEYKGNCLPPLPLPRRDSNLTLLNQLLQGLRQDLAQNQGARVHSSHTAQTPGI